Proteins encoded within one genomic window of Chlamydia muridarum str. Nigg:
- a CDS encoding tyrosine-type recombinase/integrase, whose amino-acid sequence MNSKFYHRSRLFLTFGEASEIWLSTLSPLTRKNYASGIKFLVSLKVLDLTKTLDNAISFDHSESLFKIKSLTIFNGKPVSEASKQARAACYISFTKFLYRLTKGYINPAIPLKDFGNTTFFKIRDRVKTVSISKKEWTVFFEALRLVSYRDYLIGKLIVQGIRKLDEILSLCMEDLFFASNQISFRIKKRQNKEINIPITFPFSLMKELKDYVGGRNGRVFISEDGSPIATSQVVHNFKIAALRSAMTTKITPRVLRASALIHLKQMGLRDEEIMRVSCLSSKQSLCSYVCSGGNSSVANIPTIL is encoded by the coding sequence ATGAACTCAAAATTTTACCACAGAAGTAGGCTATTCCTAACTTTTGGAGAAGCTTCGGAAATTTGGTTGTCAACGTTGTCCCCGCTAACTAGAAAGAATTATGCATCTGGAATTAAGTTTTTAGTTTCTCTGAAGGTTTTGGATTTAACCAAAACCTTAGATAACGCCATTTCCTTTGATCACAGCGAGTCTTTGTTTAAGATCAAATCTCTAACCATTTTTAATGGGAAACCTGTTTCAGAAGCTTCTAAACAAGCCAGAGCTGCTTGTTACATATCATTTACTAAGTTTTTGTACAGATTGACTAAGGGGTATATTAATCCTGCTATTCCTTTAAAAGACTTTGGTAACACTACATTTTTTAAAATTAGAGATAGAGTCAAAACAGTTTCGATTTCTAAGAAGGAGTGGACGGTATTTTTTGAAGCGCTTCGTTTGGTGAGTTATAGAGACTATCTAATTGGCAAATTAATTGTGCAAGGCATTAGGAAGTTAGACGAGATTTTATCTTTGTGCATGGAGGATCTCTTTTTTGCATCTAATCAAATTTCGTTTCGGATTAAAAAAAGACAAAATAAAGAGATTAATATCCCTATTACGTTTCCTTTCAGTTTGATGAAAGAATTGAAAGATTATGTTGGTGGAAGAAATGGGCGTGTGTTTATTTCTGAGGATGGATCTCCCATTGCAACAAGTCAAGTAGTGCATAATTTTAAAATAGCAGCGCTTCGGAGCGCAATGACAACTAAAATCACTCCCAGAGTGCTTCGAGCTAGCGCGTTGATTCATTTGAAACAAATGGGATTAAGAGATGAAGAAATTATGCGAGTTTCTTGTCTTTCCTCGAAGCAAAGTTTGTGTTCTTATGTTTGTTCTGGCGGGAACTCTTCTGTCGCAAATATACCAACTATATTGTGA
- a CDS encoding site-specific integrase, which produces MGKGILSLQQEMPLEYIGKSYQEVLKIRQESYWKRMRSFSLFEVIMHWTASLNQHTCRSYRGSFLALEKIGLLSLDMNLQEFSLLNHNLILDAIKKIPSSKASWTEGTKQVRAASYISLTRFLNRMTQGIVSIAQPSKQENSRTFFKTREIVKTNAMNRLQTASFLKELKKINPRDWLIAQTMLQGGKRSSEVLSLEIDQICFQQATISFSQLKNRQTEKRIIITYPQKFMHALREYIGPRRGLVFVTSSGKMVGLRQIARTFSQAGLQASIPFKITPHVLRATAVTEYKRLGCSDSDIMKVTGHTTAKMVFAYDKSSREDNASKKMALI; this is translated from the coding sequence GTGGGTAAAGGGATTTTATCTTTGCAGCAAGAAATGCCATTAGAATATATCGGAAAGTCTTATCAGGAAGTATTAAAAATCCGACAAGAATCTTACTGGAAACGCATGAGAAGCTTCTCTTTATTCGAAGTTATCATGCATTGGACTGCATCACTAAATCAGCATACTTGTAGATCTTACCGAGGCTCTTTTTTAGCTTTAGAAAAGATTGGGCTATTGTCTTTAGACATGAATCTACAAGAATTTTCTCTTTTGAATCATAACTTGATATTGGATGCAATTAAAAAGATTCCATCGTCAAAAGCTTCATGGACAGAAGGCACCAAACAAGTTCGTGCAGCTAGTTATATCTCTTTGACTAGATTTTTAAACAGAATGACTCAGGGAATTGTTTCTATCGCACAACCTTCTAAACAAGAAAACAGCCGAACATTTTTCAAAACCAGAGAAATTGTAAAAACAAATGCAATGAATAGATTGCAAACAGCTTCTTTCTTGAAAGAACTAAAAAAAATCAATCCCAGAGATTGGTTGATCGCCCAAACTATGCTGCAAGGAGGTAAGCGTTCTTCTGAAGTCTTAAGCTTAGAGATCGATCAGATCTGCTTTCAACAAGCAACTATCTCTTTCTCCCAGCTTAAGAATCGTCAGACAGAAAAGAGGATTATTATAACTTATCCTCAGAAGTTCATGCACGCTCTAAGAGAGTACATTGGGCCACGAAGAGGTTTGGTCTTCGTAACTAGTTCTGGAAAAATGGTGGGGTTAAGACAAATTGCCCGCACGTTCTCTCAAGCAGGACTGCAAGCATCTATCCCATTTAAGATAACCCCTCACGTGCTTAGAGCAACCGCTGTGACAGAGTACAAACGCCTAGGGTGTTCGGACTCCGACATCATGAAGGTCACAGGACACACAACCGCAAAGATGGTATTTGCGTACGATAAATCCTCTAGAGAAGACAATGCCTCAAAGAAGATGGCCCTAATATAA
- a CDS encoding replicative DNA helicase yields MKTNSEIENRMQDIEYALLGKALVFEDCTEYILRQLVNYEFKCSRHKNIFIVFKHLKDNALPITVDSAWEELLRRRVKDIDKSYLGIMLHDAMFNDKLRPISHTVLLDDLSVCSAEENLTNFIFRSFNEYNENPLRRSPFLLLDRIKDRLDRTIAKTFSTRSVRGRSVYDIFSQAELGVLARIKKRRAAYSENNDSFYDGLPTGYQDIDSKGVILANGNFVIIAARPSIGKTALAIDIAINIAIHQRRRVGFLSLEMSAGQIVERIISNLTGVSGEKLQRGSLSEEEIFCIEEAGNTIRDSHLYICSDNQYKLNLIANQIRLLKRDDRVDVIFIDYLQLINSSVGENRQNEIADISRTLRGLAAELNIPIVCLSQLSRKVEDRANKVPMLSDLRDSGQIEQDADVILFINRKETSPNCEITVGKNRHGSVFSTVLQFDPKTSKFSAIKKVW; encoded by the coding sequence ATGAAAACTAATTCTGAAATAGAAAACCGCATGCAAGATATTGAGTATGCGTTACTAGGAAAAGCTTTGGTATTTGAAGACTGTACAGAGTACATTCTTAGGCAACTTGTTAATTACGAATTCAAGTGCTCTCGCCATAAAAACATATTCATTGTTTTTAAACACTTAAAAGACAACGCTCTGCCAATAACTGTAGATTCAGCTTGGGAAGAGCTGTTAAGAAGGCGTGTCAAAGATATAGATAAGTCTTATCTCGGTATAATGTTACATGATGCCATGTTTAACGATAAGCTCAGGCCTATTTCGCATACGGTTCTTTTAGATGACTTAAGTGTATGTAGCGCTGAAGAAAATTTAACTAATTTCATTTTTCGTTCGTTTAATGAATATAACGAAAATCCATTGAGACGATCACCATTTTTACTATTAGACCGCATAAAAGATCGTCTCGACAGAACTATCGCAAAAACTTTTTCTACTCGTAGCGTTAGAGGACGATCTGTTTATGATATCTTTTCTCAAGCAGAACTCGGAGTATTAGCTCGTATAAAAAAAAGAAGGGCGGCTTATTCTGAGAATAATGATTCATTTTATGACGGCTTGCCAACCGGATATCAAGATATTGATAGTAAAGGGGTTATTTTAGCGAACGGCAATTTTGTGATAATTGCAGCTCGGCCTTCTATAGGGAAAACCGCACTCGCTATTGATATAGCTATCAATATTGCTATCCATCAACGACGTAGAGTTGGTTTTTTATCTCTTGAAATGAGTGCAGGGCAAATAGTTGAAAGAATTATTTCTAACTTAACAGGGGTATCTGGAGAGAAATTACAAAGGGGCTCTCTATCTGAAGAAGAGATTTTTTGCATTGAAGAAGCAGGAAATACTATAAGAGATTCTCATCTTTATATTTGTAGTGACAACCAATATAAGCTCAATTTGATAGCGAATCAAATTCGTTTGTTAAAACGAGATGATCGTGTCGACGTTATTTTTATCGATTACTTACAACTTATTAACTCATCTGTTGGAGAAAATCGACAAAATGAAATAGCAGATATATCTAGAACTTTAAGGGGGTTAGCTGCAGAGCTAAACATTCCTATAGTTTGTTTGTCTCAATTATCCAGAAAAGTCGAGGATAGAGCAAACAAAGTTCCTATGCTGTCAGACCTAAGAGATAGCGGTCAAATAGAACAGGATGCAGATGTAATTTTGTTCATCAATAGAAAGGAAACTTCTCCTAATTGTGAAATAACAGTGGGTAAAAATAGACATGGATCGGTTTTCTCTACTGTATTACAGTTCGATCCAAAAACAAGTAAGTTCTCTGCTATTAAAAAAGTATGGTAA
- a CDS encoding Virulence plasmid protein pGP2-D produces the protein MVNYSNCHFIRSPIHLENQKFGRRPGQLIKISPKLAQNGLVEVIGLDFLSSHYHALAAIQRLLTATNYKGNTKGVVLSRESNSFQFEGWIPRIRFTKTEFLEAYGVKRYKTSRNKYEFSGKESETALEALYHLGHQPFLIVATRTRWNNGTPILDRYQTLSPIIRIYEGWEGLTDEENTEIDVTPFNSPSTRKHKGFIVEPCPILVDQIDSYFVVKPANVYQEIKMRFPNASRYAYTFIDWIITASAKKKRKLTKENSWPENLSLNVNVKSLAYILRMNRYISTRNWKKIEMAIDKCVEIAIQLGWLSSRKRVEFLEASKLSKKEILYLNKERFEEITRKSKEQMNQFEQEFN, from the coding sequence ATGGTAAATTATAGCAACTGTCACTTCATTAGAAGTCCTATTCATCTTGAGAATCAGAAGTTTGGTAGAAGACCAGGTCAATTAATCAAGATATCTCCTAAGTTAGCTCAAAATGGCTTAGTAGAAGTCATAGGTCTTGACTTTCTTTCTTCTCATTACCACGCACTAGCTGCTATCCAGAGATTACTTACAGCTACAAATTATAAGGGGAATACAAAAGGAGTTGTATTATCAAGAGAATCAAACAGCTTCCAATTCGAAGGTTGGATTCCTCGAATTAGATTTACAAAAACAGAGTTCTTAGAAGCTTACGGCGTAAAACGATACAAAACATCTAGAAACAAATACGAATTTAGTGGGAAAGAATCTGAAACAGCTTTAGAGGCTCTGTATCATTTAGGACATCAACCTTTCTTGATAGTGGCAACCAGAACTCGATGGAATAATGGGACGCCTATTTTAGATCGTTATCAAACCCTTTCGCCTATTATTAGAATTTACGAAGGATGGGAAGGTCTAACTGATGAAGAAAATACAGAAATTGATGTAACACCATTCAATTCACCATCAACACGAAAGCATAAAGGATTCATTGTAGAACCTTGTCCCATCTTGGTAGATCAAATAGACTCTTATTTCGTAGTCAAGCCTGCGAACGTATACCAAGAAATAAAAATGCGTTTCCCAAACGCATCAAGATATGCTTACACCTTTATTGATTGGATAATTACTGCATCTGCCAAAAAGAAAAGAAAATTGACCAAAGAGAATTCTTGGCCAGAAAACTTGTCTCTGAATGTTAACGTTAAAAGCCTTGCGTATATTTTAAGGATGAATCGATATATCAGCACAAGAAACTGGAAAAAAATTGAAATGGCTATTGATAAATGTGTTGAAATAGCTATTCAACTAGGTTGGTTATCTAGTCGGAAACGAGTAGAGTTCTTAGAAGCATCTAAGCTGTCTAAAAAAGAGATCTTGTATTTAAACAAAGAACGCTTTGAAGAAATAACAAGAAAATCAAAAGAACAAATGAATCAATTCGAGCAAGAATTTAATTAA
- the pgp3 gene encoding virulence factor Pgp3, with protein MGNSGFYLHNTSNCVFADNIKVGQMTEPLTDQQIILGTSTTPVAAKITASEGISLTITNNAQANSSVNIGLDAEKAYQLILDKLGDQIFDGITGSIVESAVQDIIDKITSDPSLGLLKAFYNFQITGKIQCNGLFTSSNVTTLLGGTEIGRFTVTPRSSGSMFLVSADIIASRMEGGVVLALVKEGDTQPCAISYGYSSGVPNLCSLKTCVTNSGSTPTTYSLRIGGLESGVVWVNALSNGNDILGITNTSNVSFLEVIPQKNT; from the coding sequence ATGGGAAATTCTGGTTTTTATTTGCATAACACTAGCAACTGTGTATTTGCCGACAATATTAAAGTTGGGCAAATGACAGAACCTCTTACAGATCAACAAATAATACTTGGGACATCGACAACTCCTGTCGCAGCAAAAATAACAGCTTCTGAAGGGATATCCTTAACAATAACAAACAATGCTCAAGCTAACTCTTCAGTAAATATTGGATTAGATGCTGAAAAAGCGTACCAACTTATTTTAGATAAGCTTGGCGACCAAATCTTTGATGGAATCACAGGATCCATAGTTGAGAGTGCTGTACAGGACATTATAGATAAGATTACCTCGGACCCTTCTCTAGGATTGTTGAAGGCTTTCTATAACTTCCAAATCACTGGGAAAATTCAATGTAACGGCCTATTCACATCTAGCAATGTAACAACTTTATTAGGAGGAACAGAAATAGGTAGATTTACAGTAACTCCTAGAAGTTCTGGAAGCATGTTTTTAGTTTCTGCAGATATCATTGCATCAAGAATGGAAGGTGGAGTTGTATTAGCCTTAGTAAAAGAAGGAGATACACAACCATGTGCGATTAGCTATGGCTATTCTTCTGGTGTGCCCAATTTATGTAGCTTAAAAACCTGTGTTACTAATTCCGGATCGACACCCACAACTTATTCATTACGAATAGGAGGATTAGAGAGCGGAGTTGTATGGGTTAATGCTCTATCCAATGGTAATGATATTCTTGGAATAACAAATACTTCTAACGTTTCTTTTTTGGAGGTGATACCTCAAAAAAACACTTAA